Within Homo sapiens chromosome 2, GRCh38.p14 Primary Assembly, the genomic segment TTTTCCAgtaatttttctgttattgactTTTAATTCAGAGAGGACACACTGTAAGATTTCAATCCGTTGAGATTTGCTGAGACTTGTATAAGGTCCATGATATGGTCTATTTCGATAAACATCCTATGTGCACATGGGAAGAATAAGTATTTTATAGTGTTGTACACACGTGAATTAGGCCAAGTTGGTTAATCCTATTGTTCAAACTGTGTGAGGTTGAttcaaggataaagaaataaaCCAGTGGGATAGAGTTccgagacacacacacacacacacacacactcttcagcTGATTTATGTTGAGATGTTGGGGACTCCTCCAATTCGgtggaaaaaaaatgatgcttttcaataaatgatgccagGTCAATTGGATATCTACACGAAAAAAAATGAGCTCTAGCCCCGTACCACACCATTCACAATAATTAATATGTAATCAATCATAGATCTAAATATGAGCCCTAAAACAAGCTTCTAAAAGGAAATACAGGAGGATATCCCAATAAAAAGGTACtaaccataaagaaaatattgataaattggacATCACTAAGAGTAACTCCTGTTCATCCAAAGCAAAAGTAAACCACAAAATAGAGGAAGATATTTGCAATAACTTCAATAAATGCGAATCCAATAATCCATCTACAATACAAAGGGCATGCGTCCGGACCAAGAACACGTCTCCAGACTCTGGAAAGAACCTCTACGAACGAAGAAGACAACCCAATTTTCAAATGGACCCCGGGGAACACCCAGGCGGCTGGGGCTGGCTCTAGGTCCCCACTGCTCTGCCTTGCGGGGGCCGCTCCGGCCTGGTCGCCTTCTCCGGGCGCATCCAGGGAACTCGCTCGGTCCTCCTTAAGCGGGGAAGCTCGGAAAGCGTCTCCCCGACTCCGCCCCCAGGGTTGCCTTTCCCTTAGAAGGCCAAGCCCCAAGCCCAGCCTCTCGCCAGCTGGGAGTCGCGCGCTGCCCACCTCGCTGCCCAGGCCCCCGACGCCGCGGCAGGAGCCCCCCAAGAGCGCGGGAAGCCCCGTGGACCTGGCGCTCCCGGCTCGGGCGTGGACGGGGCGGGCGCCGGGGCGGGGCGCGCGTCCTCGCGGGTCTGAATGGAAGGGTCGAGGTCGTCGTCGGCGGCGAGCAGATCCTGAAGCCAGAACTCCACCCCGGCGCCCGCGCCATGCGGCGGGAGAGGTGAGCGCGGCGGGCGTGGCGTCCGTGCCGGGGTGCCCGGGGTGCCACGGGAACGGCGAGGCCGGGGACACGCGCGCAGGACGCCAGCGGCGGAGGTGGGCGGCCCCGGGCCGGGGCGGGGAGGGCCGGGTCCTGGCAGTCGCCGTGGGGGACGCGCTGGGCTGTGCCCTCCGCCCCCGCCGCCCACGCACTCGTCTTCGAGGGCGGGCCCGGCGGCCCCGGAGCAAACCGCCGTCTCCCCGCGGCCCCACCGGTCCCTGGCAGCCTCGGGGAATGTCTGTAGCTGAATTCGGGCTCTGAAAGAAGGTGGCGCTGGGTTTTTAAAGATTTGGGGCACAAAAAACGAGAGCGGACCCGGCGCCGGCTACGGCCCTTCCCGAGGGCCACGCCCAGCCCGGCGCCCCGCGCGCCCCGTTCCCCGCGCCGCCTCCCTCCACCCGGCTGAGCGCTTGTGCCCGCAGGTGCGGCGCCCCCCACCCGCGTCGCCGCCATGGAGGTGCTGCGGCGCTCCTCGGTCTTCGCCGCCGAGATCATGGACGCCTTTGACCGCTCGCCCACAGACAAGGAGCTGGTGGCCCAGGCCAAGGCGCTGGGCCGGGAGTACGTGCACGCGCGGCTGCTGCGCGCCGGCCTCTCCTGGAGCGCGCCCGAGCGTGCCGCGCCGGTCCCGGGACGCCTGGCTGAGGTGTGCGCGGTGCTGCTGCGCCTGGGTGAGTGCGCCCTGGTGGGATCCCCAGCTG encodes:
- the BOK gene encoding bcl-2-related ovarian killer protein isoform X3 translates to MEVLRRSSVFAAEIMDAFDRSPTDKELVAQAKALGREYVHARLLRAGLSWSAPERAAPVPGRLAEVCAVLLRLGDELEMIRPSVYRNVARQLHISLQSEPVVTDAFLAVAGHIFSAD